The region GCGCACCACCGGTTGCCACAGTGCGGCTATCCAGGTCAAAGATTGGCCTAGGGTTATCCATGCCGAACCACAGCGTGGCCAGCAGGTTGGGAGTAAACCCGGAGAACCACACGTCCGTGCCATCGTTCGTCGTCCCGGTCTTGCCCGCAGCCGGCACGGAGTAAGGAAGGCCAGCGCGAACTCGAACCGCGGTCCATGCTGTTCCGCGGCGGACGACGTCCTGAAGCATGTCGACCACGATGCGTGTCGGAAGGCTGTCGAGGACCACGGTCCGCTCAGGCTGAGGTTCCCAGACCACTCTGCCCGCATCGTCCTCTACGCGCAGAATCGGGAACGGACGGACTTTGGTCCCCATGTTGGGAAAGGCCGAATACGCTTCTGCGAGCTGGAGCGGAATCACCTCTGCGGCTCCGATCGTCGTCGAGGGATATCGCTCGATCTGTGTACGGATTCCCATGCGCTGAGCCGTCTGAGCGACCGTCTCGATTCCGACTTCCTCCCAGCCGAGCTTGATCGCGATCATGTTCGTCGAGGTGTACAGCCCTTCGCGAATCGTCATGGGCCCCTTGAACTCGTTTCCGAAGTTGGAGGGGCGCCAGTCCTCGCCTTGCAGCTGCGGATAGACGACCGCGTTGTCTTCAAGGACGTACGATGCCGGAATGCCGGTGTTGATCGCGGACGTATAAACGAATGGCTTGAAGGCAGACCCCGCCTGACGTTGAGCCAGACGTGCGCGGTCGAACTTCGACTGCTGGTAGTCGCGTCCGCCGATCATCGCTTTCACATGTCCCGTCTCGGGATCGAGAGCAATGAATGCACCTTGCAGGTACGGGGTCGAGCCAGGGAACTCGGCAACGGTGTCGAAGTCGGCGAAGATCGGGTGCTTGAACCGATCGTCCGTTTCGATGTCATTCCATCCGACCTCCATCGCCGCCCTCGCCGCCGACTGCACCTCAAAGTCGAGCGTGGTATAGACGCGGAAGCCACCGCTGTAGATCTCCGACCCGAAGCGGTCGTCCAGAATTTGTCGGACCCACTCCTCGAAGTACGGGGCGATCCGTGTGACATCGCTCTCAGGCTCCGATTCGGGGAGAGGGAAGGCCTTCCACCGCGTGGCTTCGGCGCTCGTCAGGTACCCCTCAGTCGTCATGCGATCGAGAACGAGGTTCCTGCGAGCCTTGGCCCGGTCGGGATATCTGAACGGATCGTAGCGTGCCGGGACATTGAGAATGGCGGTGAGGAGCGCGGCTTCAGCCACGTTCATGTCCATGGCGTCCTTCCCGAGGTACCCGCGCGCCGCATTCTGGAAGCCGTACCCACGGCCCATGTAGATCTCGTTGAGGTACGCTTCGAGGATCTGATCCTTCGTGTAGGACGCCTCCAGTTCAAGGGCGACTTGGACCTCCTTGAGCTTTCGCACGTACCGACGGTCGAACCCGATCTCATCGAACATGTTTCGGGCGAGCTGCTGGGTGATCGTGCTCCCACCACCCTGCTCCCGACGGAATGTCAGAACACCGAGGATGGCCCTCGTGATGCCGATGGGATCAAAGCCCCGATGCTCGTAGAACCGTTTGTCCTCAGTGGCGACGATGGCCTGCGCCACGTAGTCGGGCAGGGCCTCAATGGACATCGGCGTCCGCCGCTCGAATCCGATTTCAGCTATCTGTTGGCCATCGTGCGTGAGGACCTTGCTCATCTGCTCATGCTGGAAGGTCCTAATCTGTGCGATCGACGGACACTCGTTTCCGGCACAGAGGTTCTGCCAGGCCCCCCACGAGCCCCCGAGTCCAAGGGCGGCGATGAAGGTCGCCCCGAGGAGAAACTCCGTCGGATACCAATAGCGGGAGAGTTTGGCGGCGATGCCTGCTTTGCCACCGTTCTTCGATCTGGGTTTTGCGCGTGCCATCATGGTCAGGGGATCTCTCGGGCCTCGATTAGGAGCATGACTCAAATGATTGCAATTCGAGTGCCATGCCCCGTAACAGAAGGAAGCTAGCCTTCTAGCGGGGCGAGCCTCAAGCATATTCGCCACGGCTCCAAGACAGACGTGTACCTCTACCTATCTGCCTTGACCAGCGTCACCGCTCCGACCAAGCTCTGCTGTCACTCCGCGCTCACGCCTCGCCTTGCTGATGAAGCCGATTCGTCAATTGTCGACTGCACTGATCTGCCTCGCCGCACTCGCTGCGGGGTGCGGCGCTCAGGCAGGATCAGAGCTCGTCGTATCGTCTGACCGGGAGCTTCGCAGGCTCGCGGCCGAAGTCCTTCCAGATATTGCCGAACGCTCGGGTATGGAGCTCAAGGTACCGGTCCGGCTCGAAGTTCGGACGCGCGACGAACTCGAGCGATACCTCGAGTTCAAACTTGATGAGGAATTGCCGCCCGAGGAGGCTCAGGCGAGGGTCGACGTTTATGCAATGCTGGGGCTGCTTGACCCCGATACAGATCTGCGGGCGCTCCTGCTCGGGCTGTACGGCGAACAGGTCGCCGGTTTCTACGAGCCTGATTCGACCGCCTTTTTCGTCATCGAGGGTCAGTCGGTAGCGACTCTGCGGCCGCTACTCGTGCATGAGCTCGTGCATGCGGTTCAGGATCAGTCCGTCGATCTGAGAGCACTCAGCGACTCTGACCTGGGGAACGACCGGGCGACGGCTGCAATGGCGGCCATCGAGGGACATGCGACGCTGGTGATGTTCGAGTATCTCGCGGAGCAGATGGCGGGTACACCACTCGACCTAGCCACGGTATCAGATTTTGCCGCTCAGATACGACCGGCGCTTGAGGCCACGGCACAATTCCCGGCGCTGGCGAGTGCGCCGAGGATCATTCGGGAGTCGTTGCTTTTTCCCTATGTCGAGGGTGCGATTTTCGCTCATGGTCTGTGGAGCGAGACGGACCGAGTGGTTCCTTTCGGTGACGCGATGCCGCTGTCCACTGAACAGGTGTTCGATCCGGCCGCGGCATCTCCGGTTGAGCTCGCTGTTGAGGTGTCCGGGGCCACGCAAGTGCTGACGGATGTCCTCGGGAGCCTCGAGTTGGGGATTCTCATCGAGGACGTGCTTGGCGTCGCGAAGGGAGCCGGAGGTCGTGCGGGGGGCATGGCTGATGGGTGGGACGGCGATCGGTTTGTTCTGGTGGACGTCGCCGGCGAGGGGCGCGCGCTCTCGTTTGTCACGCTCTGGGACAGTGAGAAAGCTCGAGACGCGTTCTCTAATCGTGTCGAGGTGCGAGGCGAGCACTTCGGAGCAGTGCCTCGAGTGGAACGGACGAGCATCGAGGGACACCCCGCATCGATCCTGAGCGTGGGGCCTGACTTCTCGGCTCACTTCACCCTCGCGGCATCGCGATAGATCTGATGTCAAAGGCCCTGCCGAATGAACTTGGTCGAGTTATGGTCACCAGTGGGGCTGGTGACTATCCGGTGATTGTCGGCCCGGGTACGACCTCAGGACTTCCAAGCCTACTTCTCTCGCTCGCCGCCCCCCACCGTGTCGCGATGATCACGGACAGTCACGTTGGGCCTCTTTATGCTGATGCACTGGCCGCGACATGTCGGGCGGAGAGCTTGGACGTTGAGGTGTTCCAGTTCGAAGCGGGCGAGGCTTCAAAGACAAGGAAGACCTGGGCAACCTTGACTGATCAGATGCTCGAAGCGGGCATGGGTCGAGATACTGTGGTGGTTTCGGTCGGTGGTGGGGTGTCGACGGATCTCGCGGGCTTTGTGGCCGCAACATTTCTCCGCGGGGTGCCGGTAGTGCAGGTGCCAACGAGCTATCTGGCGATGATCGACGCCTCGGTCGGAGGCAAGACTGGAGTGGATGTGCGGGCCGGTAAGAATCTGGTCGGTGCGTTCCACCCCCCCTTGGCAGTCGTGATCGATACCACCTTGCTCGAGACCCTTCCCGTCGCGGAGCGTGCACAGGGGCTGGTTGAGGCACTGAAGCACGGGGCGATCAGAGACGAGTCCTACTTCGACGCTCTGATTGGCGACCTCGGTGCGCTGCTTGCGGCGGAGCCGATCCGGGCAGCAGAGGTCGTGCTGTCTTCCGTGCGGATCAAAGCGGAGATCGTTGGGCAGGACGAACGGGAGAGCGGAGTCCGCCAGATCTTGAATTTTGGACATACGATTGGACATGCGATGGAGGCGGCCTCCAGCTATGTCCTCGGCCACGGTGCTGCCGTTGCCATGGGCATGAAGGGGGAGGCGGCTGTCGGAGAGGCTCTGGGGGTCACCCAGGCCGGGACACGCCGTCGCCTGGACGACGCCCTCGCCCCGCTTCTCAATGTTGCAGGAGAAGATCCGCGGTGGATCGCGTCGACGCTGGACGTCGATTCTGTGATGAGTTTTCTCTGCAAAGACAAGAAGGCTCGCGCAGGGAGGCCTCGGTTTGTGCTACTGGAGCAGATTGGTACCGTCGCGGCGGGCAAGAGATGGACGCATGCAATTCCGAGTGATCTCGTGCAGGACTCGGTTCTCGGAGCAACACAGTGACCGGTCTTTCATTGTAGTGCGATCATCTATAATAGTCTCGCAGACCTCACCCCTTCGGAGGTGCAATGGCGCTCACCGAACAGGTTGACGGTTCCACCATAGCGTCGGTTCTCGCGACACGTGCGACGACCGATTCGGGTCGTCCCTATCTGCTATTCGACGAGGACCTTTACAGCTACGGGGCCGTAGACACGCACGCCGAAGCGCTCGCGGCTGGTCTGGCGGGTCTCGGAGTGGAACCGGGGGACCGTATCGCTCTCGTACTGCCGTCCTGCCCGGAGTTCGTGATCTCGATGTTCGCGGCGGCGAAGCTCGGGGCGGTCGTCGTACCCTTGAACCCTCGGCTTGCGACGCCGGACTTGCAGTACATGCTTCGCCATTCGGAGGCCGTGTGCGCGGTCATCATCGAACAGGATCGAGGGACCGATTTCCTCCATCTGTTCGAAGAGATCATGCCGCAACTCCCGG is a window of Longimicrobiales bacterium DNA encoding:
- a CDS encoding PBP1A family penicillin-binding protein; the encoded protein is MMARAKPRSKNGGKAGIAAKLSRYWYPTEFLLGATFIAALGLGGSWGAWQNLCAGNECPSIAQIRTFQHEQMSKVLTHDGQQIAEIGFERRTPMSIEALPDYVAQAIVATEDKRFYEHRGFDPIGITRAILGVLTFRREQGGGSTITQQLARNMFDEIGFDRRYVRKLKEVQVALELEASYTKDQILEAYLNEIYMGRGYGFQNAARGYLGKDAMDMNVAEAALLTAILNVPARYDPFRYPDRAKARRNLVLDRMTTEGYLTSAEATRWKAFPLPESEPESDVTRIAPYFEEWVRQILDDRFGSEIYSGGFRVYTTLDFEVQSAARAAMEVGWNDIETDDRFKHPIFADFDTVAEFPGSTPYLQGAFIALDPETGHVKAMIGGRDYQQSKFDRARLAQRQAGSAFKPFVYTSAINTGIPASYVLEDNAVVYPQLQGEDWRPSNFGNEFKGPMTIREGLYTSTNMIAIKLGWEEVGIETVAQTAQRMGIRTQIERYPSTTIGAAEVIPLQLAEAYSAFPNMGTKVRPFPILRVEDDAGRVVWEPQPERTVVLDSLPTRIVVDMLQDVVRRGTAWTAVRVRAGLPYSVPAAGKTGTTNDGTDVWFSGFTPNLLATLWFGMDNPRPIFDLDSRTVATGGALAAPVWGAFMRRVYAGVEADEENGVEEALPLLAIPEEWPMPEGLNALLVDRKTGQLASRWCPEEDQYMEYYIPGTEPTDLCDRSNRRFRFPRVRGSRN
- the aroB gene encoding 3-dehydroquinate synthase; amino-acid sequence: MSKALPNELGRVMVTSGAGDYPVIVGPGTTSGLPSLLLSLAAPHRVAMITDSHVGPLYADALAATCRAESLDVEVFQFEAGEASKTRKTWATLTDQMLEAGMGRDTVVVSVGGGVSTDLAGFVAATFLRGVPVVQVPTSYLAMIDASVGGKTGVDVRAGKNLVGAFHPPLAVVIDTTLLETLPVAERAQGLVEALKHGAIRDESYFDALIGDLGALLAAEPIRAAEVVLSSVRIKAEIVGQDERESGVRQILNFGHTIGHAMEAASSYVLGHGAAVAMGMKGEAAVGEALGVTQAGTRRRLDDALAPLLNVAGEDPRWIASTLDVDSVMSFLCKDKKARAGRPRFVLLEQIGTVAAGKRWTHAIPSDLVQDSVLGATQ